From one Magnetofaba australis IT-1 genomic stretch:
- a CDS encoding TVP38/TMEM64 family protein — MKPIKRWLVIVFALLVAGLMWRYGDVWDMAALQMWVAQFGWWAPVAFILIYAVGTLAFAPGLALTLAGGALFGPYLGPLYNLTGATIGATAAFLIARYLAADWAAQRAQGWSRKLLDGVAAEGWRFIAFVRLVPLFPFNLLNYALGLTPVRASVYVLASFVFMAPGCFVYSYVGHVGQQALSGGDALLQQSLAALALLATLGFVPTFIKRLRSAQDGRGGSSQN, encoded by the coding sequence ATGAAGCCAATCAAACGGTGGCTTGTGATCGTTTTTGCGCTGCTCGTGGCCGGGCTCATGTGGCGCTATGGCGATGTGTGGGATATGGCGGCGCTGCAGATGTGGGTGGCGCAATTTGGCTGGTGGGCGCCCGTAGCATTTATTCTGATCTATGCTGTGGGCACGCTGGCGTTTGCGCCGGGATTGGCGCTGACGCTGGCGGGCGGCGCGCTGTTCGGCCCCTATCTGGGCCCGCTGTATAATTTGACCGGCGCCACCATCGGCGCCACGGCGGCGTTTCTCATCGCGCGCTATCTGGCCGCCGACTGGGCGGCGCAGCGGGCGCAGGGCTGGAGCCGTAAGCTGTTGGACGGGGTGGCGGCGGAGGGGTGGCGCTTTATCGCCTTCGTGCGATTGGTTCCATTGTTTCCGTTCAATCTTCTCAACTATGCTTTGGGCCTGACGCCGGTGCGCGCCAGCGTCTATGTGCTGGCCTCGTTTGTGTTTATGGCCCCAGGGTGCTTTGTTTATAGTTACGTGGGGCATGTGGGCCAGCAGGCGCTGAGCGGCGGCGATGCGCTGTTGCAGCAGAGTTTGGCGGCCTTGGCGCTGCTGGCGACGCTGGGGTTCGTTCCAACCTTTATCAAACGGTTGCGTAGCGCACAGGATGGTCGCGGCGGGTCGAGTCAAAACTGA
- a CDS encoding ROK family protein, which produces MRIGVDLGGTKIEAVVMNEQGEILARERIATPKGDYAGTLAALAEVVSRAETAAGIAQRKLPVGVGAPGAVHPDGQQLNVSNSVALVDRPLLPDLKRILGRDVRMANDADCFALSEAMDGAAAGAPIVFGVIVGTGCGSGVVVNGQLLRGANGIAGEWGHNHLPRMTDDERPGPECYCGKHGCVESYLSGTGLCDDYERASGTRLHGGEIAKLAEAGDVTADAVLTRYENRMARALGAVINIIDPHVIVLGGGVSNIQRLYNNVPAQWDAYVHSRHPVRTQLRQAKYGDSSGVRGAAWLWPNPDALD; this is translated from the coding sequence ATGCGCATTGGGGTGGATCTGGGCGGCACCAAGATTGAAGCGGTGGTGATGAACGAGCAGGGCGAGATTCTTGCCCGTGAGCGCATCGCCACCCCCAAAGGCGATTATGCGGGCACGCTGGCGGCGTTGGCGGAGGTGGTGAGCCGCGCGGAGACGGCGGCGGGAATTGCGCAGCGCAAACTGCCTGTCGGCGTGGGCGCGCCGGGCGCGGTGCACCCCGATGGCCAGCAGCTCAACGTCTCCAACTCGGTGGCGCTGGTGGATCGGCCTCTGTTGCCGGACTTGAAACGCATCCTCGGGCGCGACGTGCGTATGGCCAATGATGCCGATTGCTTTGCGCTCTCCGAGGCCATGGATGGCGCCGCTGCGGGCGCGCCTATTGTGTTCGGCGTGATCGTCGGCACCGGCTGCGGTAGCGGTGTGGTGGTCAATGGCCAGTTATTACGGGGCGCCAACGGCATCGCCGGGGAGTGGGGGCACAATCACCTGCCGCGCATGACCGATGACGAGCGCCCGGGACCTGAGTGCTATTGTGGCAAACACGGCTGTGTGGAGAGTTATCTCTCCGGCACAGGCCTGTGTGATGACTATGAGCGCGCCAGCGGAACGCGCCTCCATGGCGGTGAGATCGCCAAGCTGGCCGAGGCGGGCGACGTGACGGCGGACGCGGTGCTGACCCGCTACGAGAACCGTATGGCGCGCGCTCTGGGCGCGGTGATCAATATCATCGACCCCCATGTCATTGTGCTGGGCGGCGGCGTCTCCAATATTCAGCGGCTGTACAACAACGTGCCCGCACAGTGGGACGCCTATGTACACTCACGGCATCCTGTGCGCACCCAGTTGCGTCAGGCCAAGTATGGCGACTCCAGCGGCGTGCGCGGCGCCGCCTGGCTCTGGCCCAATCCTGACGCGCTGGATTGA
- a CDS encoding MBL fold metallo-hydrolase has product MRGYVLGSGAGAPTPERALSGYWLELDDGSRILLDCGSGTLTRMAGLGLPIADLDIILITHLHPDHVGELITLFHALRMPTVQRDKPLRVYGPQGIEEFFAQVVWGVAKPPGRFAVSVQTAPEVWEVGRATLISAPTRHSASLPSLGYRVQVGQRALVYSGDADWSEGLLALCAQADLAILDCSSLTSEKIPGHLSAQECGRLAAQAQVKALLLSHFYAQPMDDDASARACQSEFDGVVWQAEDGLAFEIGAERAICARGGK; this is encoded by the coding sequence ATGCGCGGTTATGTGCTGGGCAGCGGCGCGGGCGCGCCCACCCCGGAGCGGGCGCTGTCGGGGTATTGGCTCGAGCTGGATGATGGGTCGCGCATTCTGCTGGATTGCGGTTCCGGTACGCTGACCCGCATGGCGGGTTTGGGGCTGCCCATCGCTGATCTGGATATCATCCTCATCACCCATCTGCATCCGGATCATGTGGGGGAGTTGATCACCCTGTTTCACGCCCTGCGCATGCCTACCGTGCAGCGGGACAAACCGCTGCGGGTGTATGGACCGCAAGGGATCGAAGAGTTTTTCGCGCAGGTGGTGTGGGGCGTCGCCAAACCGCCTGGACGCTTTGCGGTGAGCGTGCAAACCGCTCCGGAGGTCTGGGAAGTGGGGCGTGCGACTCTCATCAGCGCCCCGACGCGACATAGCGCATCGCTGCCCAGTTTGGGCTATCGGGTGCAGGTGGGGCAGCGCGCGCTGGTCTATTCCGGCGATGCCGATTGGAGCGAGGGGCTGCTGGCGCTGTGCGCACAGGCGGATCTGGCGATTCTTGATTGTTCATCGCTGACCAGCGAGAAGATCCCGGGCCATCTGAGCGCCCAGGAGTGTGGTCGGTTGGCTGCTCAGGCGCAGGTCAAGGCGCTTCTGCTCAGTCATTTCTACGCCCAGCCCATGGATGATGACGCCAGCGCGCGCGCCTGTCAGAGCGAATTTGATGGCGTGGTGTGGCAGGCTGAGGATGGTCTCGCGTTTGAGATCGGCGCAGAGAGGGCAATTTGTGCAAGAGGCGGAAAATGA
- a CDS encoding STAS domain-containing protein: MEQKSVFRVEEQSDQTIIRIAGRFNVESLLQVNKLRPHADPNHKYIIDLSTTEFLDSSGMGMLLRLREHLKGDQHNMSIIKPKPDIRKLLEVAQFDKLFDIQ, encoded by the coding sequence ATGGAACAGAAAAGCGTATTTCGGGTCGAAGAACAGAGCGATCAAACCATCATCCGCATTGCCGGACGCTTCAATGTGGAGAGTCTGCTGCAGGTCAACAAACTGCGGCCCCACGCAGACCCCAACCACAAGTACATCATCGACCTGTCCACCACCGAGTTCCTCGACTCATCCGGCATGGGCATGCTGCTGCGCCTGCGTGAGCACCTCAAAGGCGATCAGCACAACATGAGCATCATCAAACCCAAGCCGGACATCCGCAAACTGCTGGAAGTGGCGCAATTCGACAAGTTGTTCGATATTCAGTAA
- the gltX gene encoding glutamate--tRNA ligase — translation MTMRTRFAPSPTGFLHIGGARTALFGHLQARRVGGTTVLRIEDTDRDRSSQEVVDAILEGMHWLGLDPDEGPFYQADHAQRHHDLAIQLLESGHAYKCTCTKEELDEMREGQRARKEKPRYDGRCRHKTEEPGDKPYVVRFKNPEQGDVVWEDMIQGTIRIGNKELDDLILLRSDGSPTYNLAVVADDHDMGITHVIRGEDHISNTPRQINLFKALGWDVPVYAHMPLLHGTDGAKLSKRHGAVSVLQYREDGYLPEAVNNYLVRLGWSHGEQEVFTTQEMESLFDLTRVGRSAAIFNTEKLVWLNSQHMKAATPARLAPELIWQLARLGVESPDPAFVEAIIPEMQERTKTLKEMAQMALFYFRAPTEYLEKSVKKHLKEAVLAPVSDLVARLEGLSEWTEESIEGAVKAVVNESGQKYPKIAQPIRVFITGSDIAPGVAEILKQLGREESMARLQRGLEFFRTQVESV, via the coding sequence ATGACCATGCGCACCCGTTTCGCCCCCTCTCCCACCGGTTTTCTGCACATCGGCGGCGCCCGCACGGCGCTGTTTGGCCACTTGCAGGCGCGTCGGGTGGGCGGAACCACCGTGCTGCGCATTGAGGACACCGACCGCGACCGCTCCAGCCAGGAGGTGGTGGACGCCATCCTTGAGGGGATGCACTGGTTGGGCCTGGACCCGGATGAAGGCCCCTTCTACCAAGCCGACCACGCCCAGCGCCATCACGATCTGGCGATTCAACTGCTCGAATCGGGTCATGCCTACAAGTGCACTTGCACCAAAGAGGAGCTGGACGAAATGCGCGAAGGTCAACGCGCGCGCAAGGAGAAGCCGCGCTACGACGGACGCTGCCGCCACAAGACGGAAGAGCCCGGCGACAAGCCCTATGTGGTCCGCTTCAAGAACCCCGAACAGGGCGACGTGGTGTGGGAGGATATGATCCAGGGGACTATCCGCATCGGCAACAAGGAGCTGGACGACCTGATTCTGCTGCGCTCCGACGGCTCCCCCACCTACAACCTGGCGGTGGTGGCCGACGACCACGATATGGGCATCACCCATGTGATTCGCGGCGAAGACCACATCAGCAACACTCCGCGTCAGATCAACCTGTTCAAAGCGCTGGGCTGGGACGTGCCGGTCTACGCCCACATGCCGCTGCTGCATGGGACCGACGGCGCCAAGCTCTCCAAGCGCCACGGCGCGGTGTCGGTGCTGCAATACCGTGAGGACGGCTATCTGCCCGAGGCGGTGAACAACTATCTGGTGCGTCTGGGCTGGTCCCATGGCGAGCAGGAGGTGTTCACCACGCAAGAGATGGAGAGCCTGTTCGACCTGACCCGTGTGGGACGCTCCGCAGCGATCTTCAACACCGAAAAGCTGGTGTGGCTCAACAGTCAGCACATGAAGGCCGCCACACCGGCGCGTCTGGCGCCGGAGCTGATCTGGCAACTGGCGCGCCTGGGGGTGGAGAGTCCCGATCCGGCGTTTGTGGAAGCGATCATCCCGGAGATGCAGGAGCGCACCAAGACCCTCAAAGAGATGGCTCAGATGGCGCTGTTCTACTTCCGCGCCCCCACCGAGTACCTGGAGAAGTCGGTCAAGAAGCATCTCAAGGAAGCGGTGCTGGCGCCGGTGAGCGATCTGGTTGCGCGTCTGGAGGGGCTGTCGGAATGGACCGAAGAGAGCATCGAAGGGGCTGTGAAAGCAGTGGTGAACGAGTCCGGGCAGAAGTATCCGAAAATCGCCCAGCCCATTCGCGTCTTCATCACCGGCTCGGACATCGCGCCGGGGGTGGCGGAGATTCTCAAGCAGTTGGGCCGCGAGGAGAGCATGGCGCGTCTGCAGCGCGGTCTGGAATTTTTCCGCACGCAAGTGGAATCCGTCTAG